One Hypanus sabinus isolate sHypSab1 chromosome 4, sHypSab1.hap1, whole genome shotgun sequence genomic region harbors:
- the LOC132392266 gene encoding uncharacterized protein LOC132392266, producing the protein MKSFLLAIAVVQILHCSGVPRTKEALRASVIKLNEITEITNLCGISRRGVTNACRTGKLSYKVDLTFSVKETVCSKNSSLEFDHPTCLFRPKKIAEKGFCKSHVEFFADKVADVDVECNGLKTVDSASNSLESSETSFEVEKKSNETAVEEVANVKNQTTEASLMKPLNVEIDSIELSQEVHSNEQNDKSRGRQRNDKSRGRRRNDKSRGRRRNDKSRGRRRNGKSRGRY; encoded by the exons ATGAAATCCTTCCTGCTCGCCATCGCTGTCGTGCAGATCCTGCACTGCTCAG GAGTGCCTCGCACCAAGGAAGCTCTGAGAGCCTCAGTAATAAAGCTGAATGAAATCACCGAGATCACCAACCTCTGTGGTATCAGCAGGAGAGGCGTGACAAAT GCCTGTCGTACTGGCAAATTGTCATACAAGGTGGACTTGACCTTCTCTGTGAAAGAAACCGTCtgttccaaaaactccagcctgGAATTTGATCATCCCACCTGTCTCTTCCGCCCCAAAAAGATTGCT GAGAAAGGGTTTTGCAAGAGCCATGTTGAATTTTTTGCTGACAAGGTGGCTGATGTTGATGTGGAGTGTAACGGTCTAAAGACGGTTGACAGCGCGAGTAACTCATTGGAGTCGAGTGAAACCAGCTTTGAG GTGGAAAAGAAATCAAATGAAACAGCAGTTGAGGAGGTGGCAAAT GTGAAGAATCAGACAACAGAAGCATCACTCATGAAGCCTTTGAAT GTGGAAATCGATTCAATAGAATTATCACAGGAGGTCCATTCCAAT GAACAAAATGATAAATCAAGAGGGAGACAACGAAATGACAAATCAAGAGGGAGACGACGAAATGACAAATCAAGAGGGAGACGACGAAATGACAAATCAAGAGGGAGACGACGAAATGGCAAATCAAGAGGGAGATACTAA